The Bacillota bacterium DNA window CCACCAGAGTCTACCAAGAGCGTGCTGTTGAGGAGTCTAAGATGGATCTCCTCAAGGGTTTCATCGGAGACTTGCGAGTACCCTTTGAACATGGGGTCAAGGTTCGCTTGTTCAAGACCAATCCTGATAAGAGACTTTACACTGTCTTCCGGGCCCCGCCCGACGGAGCTGCCTTCCTGTCAGAAACGGATGTCCGCTCCATCTCTGCGGCCGGGTTTGTGGGGGAGACCCTGGTCTTGTACGCTACAAGCCTAGGACTTTCCACGTGCTGGTACGGCCATTACTCCCTCGCTGAGTTGGAGAGTATCATGCCGCACCTAGGGCCACACGCCAGCTCGCCCATGCCCAGATGGGGCTACGGGAGTAATACGTTACAAGGCGTCAGGGCCATATGCATCACACCTCTAGGGTATGCGGAGACCAAGGGTCTACGGTTTCCTGACAGGCTAACCGGCATGCTCTTCAGCCACAGGCGCAAGCCTGTTGGAGCATTCCTGGAAGGGGGCATGACGGAAGAGAGGCTTCCCGCAGGGTTGCTGTACGCCCTGGACCTTGCACGCAAGGCCCCATCAGCCGTCAACAGCCAGTTCTGGCGCTTTGGGGTATCGCCGGACTTCAAGGTGGTTTCAATATCCAGGCCTGTTGGCTACAGGCACATGAAGTGGGAACACCCAGATGTGGACATCGGCATATGCGCCTGTCACTTCTGGCTGGGCCTACTGATGAGTAACGTGGGCTGTGATGTGTCCCTCACTGAGGAGCAGGGCCGAGCCGTGTGGCGGTTTCAGCCCTGAGTTGCCAGCAGATCATGCCTGAGGGCAGTCGCAATGGCGGTACTTCACACCTGTGGGAATCTCCGGTTAAATCAGTGGTCTTCAAAGGTTGCCAGCCCAAGCTGATGCCTGCTGATTTGCCCATCACCTTTCGGCGAGCATTATCAGCGTGTTGCTTTCCTGAGTGCGCGGTGGGAGCTCCAAATCACCGTAGAACGCGACACTCTTGAAGCCCGTTCCGGAGAAGCACTCTTCATACCGCAG harbors:
- a CDS encoding nitroreductase family protein; protein product: MQKIDWESAINARRSTRVYQERAVEESKMDLLKGFIGDLRVPFEHGVKVRLFKTNPDKRLYTVFRAPPDGAAFLSETDVRSISAAGFVGETLVLYATSLGLSTCWYGHYSLAELESIMPHLGPHASSPMPRWGYGSNTLQGVRAICITPLGYAETKGLRFPDRLTGMLFSHRRKPVGAFLEGGMTEERLPAGLLYALDLARKAPSAVNSQFWRFGVSPDFKVVSISRPVGYRHMKWEHPDVDIGICACHFWLGLLMSNVGCDVSLTEEQGRAVWRFQP